The window CGCCATGGGGATGGATAACAACGTCGAGGCAATATCTTTCCAATGGTTCATGGGCTCGTTATTGAAATCGGCCCAATTGAATTGGTAGTCTGGGTTAAATTTGCCATCGCTCCCTGAATAAGAGCCGGGATTAGCAAAGTATTTGGCCTCGTCTGGCTCCATAGCGACAAACACTTGGATCAGTGAAAATAGGCCACTAAAAATACCTTCTTTGGAATACTTTTCGATCTGGTTAACCGCTTGGCTTACCGGTATGCCGCTGCGCTTTAGCTCCACATGAATAACCGGCATACCGTTAATCAGTAACAGCACATCACCACGTCTGTCATTACGCAGTGGGCTACCGCGTTCAAATTTCGGCTGTTGCACAATTTGGTAACGGCTTTGACCAGCAGCAATTTCTTGGCGATCATAGATTTTTAGGCTGACTTCTTTGCCAAGATGTAAGGCATCGGCGGGGTTATCGCGCTTAATGGCTACCGTTTTGCCGTTAATTAACCCATTGAGTTTAAGCGGTGTTTTTAGCTCTTTGATCTGCTCAATAATCTGCTGCATTTCCGTTGCCGTCAGTGGCACGTCGTTTAAACGGTCTTGCTGGCGATTGTTTTCAAATAAAATGTTCGCCCAGTTTTGTAGTAAATCCGCTTCGGTTTTGTTTTTAAGTATCTCACTTTCCCAGCCCTTGTGGGTAAGCACCTCAATAAAGGCCTGCTCAAATTGCGCTTCGGTTTTAAACGTTGTCATGGTTGTGCTCCCTGCTAAACAAACATTTTGCTCAAGCAGGCCTGCTTAATGTTATTGAGTTTAATGATTTGTTGTTGGTGTTGATTGATAAGTTCATCTAGTTTTTGAAAGTACCCACCTATTGCTGCTTGTTCTTCCACCATTTTTGGAAATACTACATAGGTATTCTGTATTGCAGTTTTTGATATTGATAGTACTTTTGTACCTTGCATCAACGATAAAAGCTGATCGTGGAATGAGACTGAGTTCAAATAGTAGCCTAGATATTTTGATGCAAAGGGTAAAATAGGCCTTACTGCAATCGTGTGTAATCCAGAAAAAACCAAAAACTCACCTACATTGAATAATTCTAAACATTTGCCAACAGTATTATCCTCAGCCGCATCAGCAATAACTATGTCGCCATCCTGTAAAGCAGTATGTTTTAGTTTATTAGATACATCATTATTTGTAATAAATGGTATCAGTTCACTCTCAGCATCAAGAGTCTCACCAAACTTAATTAATACGTCTCCATAATGAATATTTTTTGCTATTCCTGATTGGTAGTTTAGTTCTGCCCTAGAAAGAGTATTGTTTGGTACATTGGCAAAGCATGACCTAAAGGACATTTCCACCCACTCTCCACTAAACCCTTTAAAGCGAATTTCGGGGATGGTTTCGCCTTGTTTGGGGAACATGCGTTCCAGCATGGCTTTTTTAATACTGCTGAGCTTGTCATGCTTTTGTTGGTGTTGGTTGATTAGGTTATCGAGTTTTTGGAAGGTGTTGCCGATTTGGGTTTGTTCTTTAGGTTTTGGTAAAGAAACCGCCAACTTTTTAAGTGAGTCAGTGCCAATATTTCTTTGAGATCCTGTATTTATATCTAATTCAATTAGTTCTTTGGCTCTGGTTGTTTGAAAAAAATAGAACAAATATTTGCCATAAGAGGTGTTCTTCGTTTTTAGAATTGCACAAGAATAAGAAATTAAGAATCTAATTTTTGTTTCAACATATCTCACAGACCCAACTGACGCATAACGAGCAAATATTATATCGCCAAATTCAGGTTTTATTTTTTTTGATAATTGCTCGTAATCTTCAATTGATATCAACTTGGCACTTTTAAAATCAAGCCCGTTAATTCCATAGAAGTCACCAGTCATTAGGTAGGGAATACCCGTTGCTTTAGATTCCGGCATTCGATGGTCTATATCTCCAATATCGCAGAGGCGCCCCAAAATTCTCCTTCGCCACTCCCCACTAAACCCATTAAAGCGAATTTCAGGCACATTCTTTTCCATACTCATCTTATGCGCCCTTCAATAAGCTAGTCAGTTCAGCCAAACCTTGCAGATCAAACTCATTGCCCGTAAGTTCGCCCATCATGTCTGCCAGCTCAATCTCCGTACTTTTAATCTCATTCGCCACTTGCGAATAGGTCACCGCGTATTTATCGGCAAGGGCTTGTACTTGGCTGGTGAGCTGAGTAATCACGGCGCTTGGCATGGCGGCAAGCTCTTGGCTTAATGGCGCGATCCATTTTAAGCGCAGTAATTCGTTCACTTGCTCGTCGGTTAAACCTTCGATGGTGGTTTTCGTTTTTAAGTGCAGTGCGATTTGTGCTACTTTGACCGCTTTTTTCAGAGCTTTTTCTTCATCGATGAGTTTATTAGCCTTAATGATTTTTGCTTTATAACTTTCCTCTGGCTCAGGGCTGTCGGCTGAGAACTTAGTTTTGGTCTCTTTTTGCTCTTTTAGGAAAGCTTTCGCCGCCTTGGCGACTTCGGCATTGGCAAAGGCGTCTTTACTTTCTTTTACGGTGTCTTGTTCTTTGTCTTCTTCGCTTAACGATTCGAGTATTTCCTCAAGCGCGCTGGCGATTTCGACAAGGCGGTTTTCTTGTTTTGCCAGAGCCGCTAGGTCATCGCTCAAGTAGGTTTGTTGTACTAAATCAAAGGGCATGATGTGGCCTTTCCAGCCATCCTGTACTTCGGTGTCTTTGCCCTTGATCTTTTTGACCACAATATTTGGGTCAACTAGTTTCGTGGCAGTGAACCCCTCGGTTTGCATCATTTCTAAATCAGCATTGATAACCTGCCATTGGTTATTTAAAAATTGATAGGCTAGGTATTTGTCGATAAGGGCAATGGGCGCTAAGCGTGTGAAAAGCTCGGTGCTTAATTCAGGCTCTTGCTGGTTACGGTTAACGGCTTGCCAGCCTTGAATCAGGCTAGTGTGTAAGTAGCCATCAAAGCTGCTGTTGCCACTAACACCATGACTGCCGCCATCAAACGCCTGGTTGTAGGCAGTGACAAACTCTACCACTTGTGAGTGCTGGGTAATGGTTGCATTAACGTCTCGTTTGGCAATGGCTAATTCACTGTAGGCGGCAGACTTGGCCACAAACAGCCCATCATGCAATTGCGGGAATGCTTGCCAATATTGGTGTAACTGCGCAATTTCGCTATTGGGGATGCCGCCTAGCATAGTGGCGTGTAAATCCCAGCTTTCAGCCGCTGGTGACGAGTCGACATAACGCGGTATGTTTAAGTTGTAGCCGTTGTCGTGCAGGGTTTGTTTGCTGACTACTTGCGAGAATTTTTCGATGCTGTCGCGGTTAATGACCGCATCAACAATGCGCTTGATGTCACTGGCTTGCAGTTTGTTATTTTTGCCTTCTTTAACATAGTGCTTGGAGGCATCCACAATTAGTACATCGGTATTTTGCCTTTTTTGTTTGAGCACCAAAATAACGGTAGGAATACCAGTACCAAAAAAGATATTAGAAGGTAAGCCGATAATGGCATCAATGTGGTTTTGCTCAATCAGTTGCTTGCGAATTTCGCCTTCTTCACCGCCACGGAACAACACGCCATGGGGCAAGACAATGGTCATAATGCCATCGGGTTTTAGATGATAAAGATCATGCAGCAAAAAGGCAAAGTCGGCTTTGGTTTTGGGCGCAAGACCAAAACGCGAATAACGTGGGTCGCTGTCTTTAAAACTTGTGTCCCATGGTTGCGAGTAAGGCGGGTTAGAAACGACCGCATCCACATACAGCGCATGATAAGACCCTTGCGGATCGTTTTCATCAAAGTATGGCCAATCGTCTTCTAATGTGTCACCGTTACGGGTTTTGATATTGCTGGCTTTAATACCGCGCATGATGAGGTTCATACGGGTCAAGTTATAGGTATTGGCTTTCAGCTCTTGGGCATAATAGGTAATGCTGTCTTTGCTTTTGGCGTATTTTTCGACCGCTTCACCAATATTAATCAGTAACGAACCCGAGCCCGACGTTGGGTCGTAAATCTCGATGGTGTCTTTGTGTTTTAATTCGTGGGCGATGATGTGCGACATCAGTACCGAGACTTCATGCGGCGTGTAGAACTCACCGGCTTTTTTACCGGCATTAGCGGCAAATTTTTCAATCAGGTATTCATAGATGTAACCCAGTACGTCATAGCCTTGCTTACCGTTCATTGGGATACTTTTGATTAAATGCAGTAGGTCACTAATGGCTTTTGTGCGCTTACCCGCGCTTTCACCCAGTTTGCTAAGACCCGTTTCGAGTGTGGTGAAAATACCTTCAAACAATTTTTTGTAGGTAGGCGAAATCAAACGGCTAAAGGCGGATAGCGCATCGTGCACGTTAGACTCGTCAAAGTCGTGTTTTGGGTCTACCCAAGTAGAAAACAAATTATCGTAAGCGATGAAATAGCCTAGATTGTCTTGAATGTACTTGACCGTGTCCGCGTCTTCTTCGTTGAGGGCTTTAATGTCTTCAGGTGTCATGCCCTCTTTGGTAACAAACTGTACTAATTGGTCGCTCAGGTACTTGTAAAAAATGAAACCTAATATGTAATCTTTGTATTCGTTAGCTTCGATTTTTGAGCGCATCTGGTTGGCTGATTCCCAGATTTTGGCGGCCAGTTGTTGCTTGTTCATTAGTAAGCCTTCCTAGTGTTACGTTATATGTTTGTTACTGCTTAGCTCGATCATAAATCTTGTATAAATGTATTTTCTCACATGTCGGGCTGTCGGCTAAGCAACAGATCTAAGTATTTTGAAACTTATATTTTGGTGAAGAATCAATCGGTTTTGATTATTTGGGTTAATTTCAAACGGTACTACATAAAGCTTCAAATGTGAGCTGAAATCGAAGCTATGCTCTATTGGACTCGAAAAGCCAGCATGTGCCGGATATATCAATACCAATTCCCCTTCACCATTGAGGTACTTATGGCCATAGGCGAACATCTGGTAGAAGTCACTCTGCGATAAACCAAAATTGTATTCATTGAGATCAAGTCGCTTCCACTTGGTGTCTAAAACACATTGCTGCCCATCATTTAAAGTGAGCAGTAAATCTGGTTTCAGTGTGAAATGCTTACTTTTATCAAATGTCACTAATGACTTCGAAGCGGCTTGCGTTTTTAAGATTGAACCGGGTTGAAGCTGCCTACGCAAGACCATTGCCACGTAACTTTCGAAGACGGACTCCATTGGAAACAGTAACGATGGCGCCTGAGAACGACCACTCATGCTCACTGGCGATAAATTATTTAATATTAACCCAGACCAGGATATCGCTGGCCTATAGTAGCCCATACCTCGATCAAATTTGATTCTGGCAAAATCTAATGCTGGTTGATTGCTACTCGGAATATCGTCAAAGTGGAACAGTAATTCTCGCAATAGCTTTTGATTACGGGCATCCTTGCTGTAACGCTGAACCTGCAGCATGGCTGCTTTGATTACCCTATTCACAGGTATATCGGGTAAATACTCATCGTATTCACAGTAAAAACGCTGTTTTTCAACAAAATTATGCTTTACCTGAAGCCCAATCTTGAGTTTGCCACGCTTGGTCGTCAGATTTTCCTGCTTAGGGACGTAGTCACGTCTGAGCCCTTGTTTAACCACTTGATTCACTGTCTTCAAAAATCGACGAATCAATACTTCAATCAGTGGTAGCTTCAGGACATCTATATCAGCTGTCTCAAGCTCAATGTGTCGAAACTCACGCAAGGATTGCAGCATCATCAATAGAGTTTGTCGCGCATGCGGCACATCATCATGATTACCGGTTTTCGGCAAAATCTCTATTGATTGACCAGAAGGTAGATACAGTAAACCAACGTAATTTTGAGCCTGTAATACTCGGCACTTTCTATGTAACTTAAACTGAAAGGCCTTTCCATACGGAGCGCCACTATCAGGCAATAGACATCGCTGTTCCAAGTATTCAAAATCAGAAGACTTTAATGCAGTTGCGTTGGGTACTTTAAGTTGATCTTCTTCCTTAACTAAGTACCCAAACTCAAGAACTGAAAGCGTTGAAACTTTCATGCTCTATTCTTCCAACTTATTATCGGATTCACTGTGCGATTGCTCTGGTATCGTTGAACTATACATGCAAATGTAAGTCATTGGTTCCCGCCACACGGCTTCCTTACCCCCTCGCAAATGATATTGAATAACGCCTTCATCATAAGGGTCAATATTATGATCTTGACCAAATAGCAAGGATAGGTTGCTAACTGGCTTTTCTAATATGAGCTGAAAACTTTCATTTTTTTGATTATCCCCTAGAACTAGGCGAATTTTGTTCCAATCATCAAAAAAGTATTCTTGCAGTAATGGAATGATCTTATTTTGAAATGCGTGGACCAACTCTTCGAATGCCGCATCATAGTCGCTTTCATCAAGGCATTTCTTCACATTCATAAAGAAAGCATGTCCCAATGTATGCTCACGATCGTACAGCACTTCAATACGCTGATTCAGTGTACCCAATAACTTTGATAAATTTACCCCTTTGACGACCACACTATCAAGAAGCTCTGGCTTTGGCATCATTTCGATAAATTCAAAACGGCGACGTAAAGCCGTATCAATCATTGTTAATGAGCGGTCTGCAGTATTCATTGTACCGATAATATAAAGATTATCTGGTACCGAAAAGCAGTCTCCTGAGTAAGGTAAAGTTAGCTCTAGTGCCTCTAGCTGACCTTTACGCTTAGATAACTCAATGAGAGTAATTAACTCTCCAAATATCTTCGAAATGTTGCCACGATTAATCTCATCAATGACAAGAACAAAGTTCTTTCGCTTTGTTGCTGGCGCTTCATCTGTGCCACCCAATTCTCTCAGAAAGCTTACTAAAGGTCGGTAATAGACACCTAAGCCAGTTGTGTAGGTTCTTGAACCATTAAAAATAGCGCGCAACGTATTGATGCTTAATGTATGGTCTGTTTTTCCGTTGCTCTTTTCAAAAAAGATTCGATTCTCATTGAAATCCACAACGCGAAAAGAGGTTTTTGCCATTGGTATTTCAATAAAGTCTTCATTCGCTAGATGCTCAACAAAAGCTTGCCAGCAGGTTTCAAAGTTATAAGTTTGACCTGCAGGGGATTCCGCCTGATATTGTTCTGCGTCTGAACACATTTGACGAAAAACACCTGGCTCAACTGAATACGTAATAGTGCCATCTTCAGTTTTTGCTTTTAGCCCTTCTACAAATTCCTCATAACCGTAGCTTTGATGGAAAGTCACAAAACGGATACGCCGCTCATTCACTAAGCGATCAAATTCCTGTTTAAGCTCTGCTCTACGTTCCCATTTGAATGTAGGTTCAGCGGCCTTCACGGCAGCTTCAATCGTGTGAAACGTTTTTCCCGTCCCAGGGGGGCCATAAAATATGCTATTCAACGTATCTACCCCTTTTAATTCATTGTCAGAAACTATTTCAACCTCTGAGTTAAAGCTATCTTCTTCAATATAATCGACAGGCCAATAGCCAGCTCTACTAACACTATGCCGTTCTAAAAACCCTTGCAACTCATGCTCGAAATTGTTCAATAAACTGAGGCTAAATTTTTCACCATCAACTTTAATCGACTTCTTTTTATAACTTACTCTTTTAAATAAAAACTGAGGCTCATTATTAGAAGACGACCATCGGCCAATTTTAAATTCGTCCTCAACACTACTGGAAAATATATCTAATTTATTATCAAAAGCCCATTTAGTAAGATAAAATAAATCTTGCTTTCTTGCTGGCGAAAAATCTTCTAGCTCTCTAATGTCCATTTTTCTTATGAACTCTAATATATCTTCCGCACTAGCATCTTTATTTCCATCCCAAACATCAAACCCGTACCTTAAGATACTGACGTCGGCAGGCTTCCTTCTAAGCAATTCAGTATAAATCTTTGAAAAACTAGCGCTATTATCTCTAACTGATCGTCGAAGAACTGTGTCTTTATATATATTTAGAATCTTTGGATAATTTCTATCTTGGTAAATGAATGCAATCTTCCATTTTAATGTTGGTGCCAAATCTATTTCTTCGATGGAACTTAGATCTCCCTTCTTAATAGCATCAATAACACTAATTATATTATTTTTAACGCTTTTAAATGCGGATTTTGAATCAGGTCCATATTTGAGGTTCCATGTGTATATAGGATCATTATAAAAGCCCGCCCTATTATTTAAACTATTGCCATCAGCTCTTTTATAAATCCCAAACTTTTCTGAAGAACCACCTTTTATTGATCCCAAACATCTTGTCTTAGTCTCAAGCCAATAGGTAAATGTTTCCTTATCTCCAGTAGAGACATACTCTTCCAAAGTCATTTTTAAAACCCGACTTTCAGGCCAAGTTTTTAAAAAACTCCTCCAGACTTCTTCCCTTTTTTCAAATTCCATATATAAAAACCTTTTTATAACAGAAACTAAGTCATTGCTTTCAACAAGTTAACGCTTTTTATTTAAGATCAACCTTCACAACTGACTTCAAAACCTTTCTAGTCACTGTTAAAGTAGAGCCCATTGTACCAAGCAGAGACCTTAGCAACGCCAGATTGGAAAATCTTTGAGCTTAAAAAATCGCAATTATACGCTATCTTATAATATCTATAAATATTCAGCATATACTCATTCACAACATAATGTGTCGCACTATATCTTTAATATTTAAAGCGCCCTCGCCCCACCCCTTGCCTGCTGGTGGATGTGCTCACGCTATTTTTTAGTTCATGCACATCAACCGCAGCACCGTAGCCTTAGATCCGTCAGAGTGTTTCTTGACCATCCGGCACCGCCTTAGTCAGTTAAAACCAGCCCATCACTCACGCTAATCTAAACTCGCTCCTGCTTTGCCATAGGTTCGAAGCACTGTTCCTCGCTATCTGATACGCCCAATCCGACACAGACATGGATTTCTCTTTATCGCACTCAACGTAGCTGGCAAGCTTCTCAGAGATCATGTCCGCGTGGTTGGCGAGATTGTTTTCCTCCCATTTGTATTTGTGTTCATAGCTGGCGAGGTAATCTCGTTTACTGTTGTTGCAGGTACGATCCGCCAACACAAAGTTGTGGCCAAGGTCGAACGCGTATTTGGCAAATGGGATAAAGTGATCCACTTCGGCATGTTGGTCGAGCTTTTTACAGCAGTAGAAGCAGGTATTTTTCTGTATCTCTTGAAGGAGAGGCTTGGCATAGGCTAAAGCCTTACGGTCTTGACCAAATAGAAATTCCGGTAAGTTGGCTTGTGCACCTACTAGGTATTGGTTGTGCTTAAAAGAAATGATTTTGTCGATCCAAGCGGCACGTGCGAGGTAGGTGATCAGGTGATAAAACTCGCGAAAATAACCCGCGATGCCAGCATTTAGCTCGATATGGTTCTGGCTTTTATCATGCGGATATAAAAAGCATTCTTCTTTTTTTGCCAAAATCTGCAAGCGCCAGAGTGGGCCACTTTTGAGGGCTGCTTTTGCTACTCTATGCACGGTTTTATAATGTGGGCTTTTGTATAGCTGATTGATGTTATACAACCCTGTTTGCTGGATACTCTGCACCGCAGTGATGATAGCGATTTGCTTTTGTGAATCACTGTTTTGATGCAATTGCATTGTTTGACTAGAACCACCAAATGGTCGGGCCTGATTCCAATACAAACGAAGCATTTTGTCCGCTAAAACATCTAACTGAATAGGGAGTTTACTGTTTCCGGTCACACTGGAGCTTTCCACGCATACATCCGCAATCGCATGTAATAACGCATACTTGTACGTCGCGGTAAAATCACCCTCCACCAACATCCGTTGAATGTAAGCAATAAACTCGATGGCTGTTTTCATCGCCAGACTACTCTTGCTTCTCAACGATTACGTTGAGCCACTGTTCGGATGAACGCCCCTCTCTCTGGTCTCCGGTTACCCACATATCTTTGACATCGAACCCTGCCAAATACTGGTTGATCGTTTGTTCGTTTTGGTCACAAAAAAAGCGCCCTTCTTTGACACGCTCTTCATCACCATACTTGAACGACATATACAAAACCCCATGCTGTTTGAGTGCACGACGTAAGCGTGAAATTACATCCATGAGTTCGACTTTGGGGACATGCAATAAACTCGCACAGCACCAGATGCCATCGAAAACCTTGGATTCATTGAATGTTTGAAAGGTGAGCACGTCGACGTCGATATTCAGATAATTCGATGCGATCAGAGCAAGTTCAGAGCAAGTTCAGAGCTCGCATCAAATGCCGATACTTCATATCCTAATGATTGAAAATATTTCGCATCACGGCCACTGCCACAACCCGCATCGAGGATATGACCTTGTAGCGGGATAAGAGGGAGAAAGCACTGATATAAAGCAGACATATCGACTGACAGTGTATTCTCCGCAAAATCTTCAGCGTACATGTTGTAATACAAGGTCGTGTTAGCCTTCAAATCCATGCTGCACCTTAGTCGAAAGATAATGATAAAACTTAAAATGACGACTATCTCTCACGATATCAGCCCCAACACTTCCCTAGCCTGCTGATGAATATGCTCACGCCATTTTTGTGGTTCCTGCACATCAATCGCTGCACCGTAGCCTTGTATCCACCACAGTGTTTGTTGGTCATCTGGTACGGTAGCAGTCAGTTGAAACCGGCCGTCTTCTTCTGGTTTTAAACTTTGATCTTCGCTTAAAGGCGTTTCGGACAGCAGCCAAGCGATCTCAGCTTTCACGCGCGCTTTAAGTACAACAGGCCCTGGTGATTGTCGATAGCTAAAGCCGCCCTGCTCTATATAGTCGGTCACATCAAATCCTTTAAGTGGTCGGAAGTCTTTATCCGAGCGCTCAACGGTTTGAATGCGGTGTAACGCAAATTGGAGTATGTCGTCGTAGTCTTTCACGGTTGCTAAAAGGTAGCTGACGCTGTGACGAACAACAATGGCTTGCGGATGCAGTGTGTAGCTTTTTAGTTCGTTATGCTTGCGACTTAGGTACGTCACTTCAATGGCGTATTCTTCAAGCGCCGCTTCCGATACTACTTCCCAAATGCCCTCTTTGATTTGTGCGGGGATTAGAGTTTTGCCATTCGGAATGGCTTTGACACGATTGGCCCAACCGGAATAATGATTCGAAGGTAAGGCGTTTAGATACTGCTGCGCCGCTTTAAATTGAGGCGAGATTTGCTGAACAGCGGTTTGAGGCAATAGGTCAGAAAGATATTCGTGGGCTAACACCAAAGTAAGTGCGGTAGGTGTGTCTAATCCCAACTTAGAGTCACTAAAACTGGATAACAGACTCCAACGATGTCCACCGTCGCCCTCCATACCTTCTAAGCATATAAGCGGTAAGTGGGCCGTCATAGCGTTAAGATCACGCTGAACCGTACGTAACGAAACCTTAAAGCCCTTTTCCTCTAATGCCTCATGAATGGTCGAGGTGGCTTTGTAGCCTGGCTCTTTTGGAATGATTTGCAGCATCGTGAGTGTGCGAAATAAGGTGTCGTGCTTAGCACCCATGTTTGTATCCTTACATACTGTCTTCTTGACGAAAACTTTACCATAAACCCAATCAGATAATCGCCTGTTTTATACCGAGCATTGGCACTCTAAACGGCATTCAGTAGCCAATATGCTAAGATGGCATTTTATTTCAACTCTAGGAGCCTTCATGTTACGTCGACTTATTATGGCCTTGGCACTGGTCCCTCTTGCGAGCGTATCCTTTGCAGCGGAGCATATCGTTAAGATGGTCAATCAAAATGATTGGGGGGCGATGGCCTTTGAGCCCAGTTTTTTACACGTCGAGGTAGGTGATACGGTGACGTTTGAGCCAACAGACTATGGACACAATGCGGTCACGATTAATTATATGATCCCAAGAGGGGCGAACCGTTATCGCGGTAAAATCAACAAGCCCATTACGATGGCGATTAATAAGTCAGGATTTTATGGCATTGAGTGCTCACCGCATTTGACCATGGGCATGGTGATGACTATTCAAGCAGGCGACGGTGATATAACAGAGTTTGAGATTCCTAAGACCTTGCCCAAACAAGCTAAGCTGCGTTTCAATGCGATTAAAGACTATGCAATGTCGCGGTAAAGGTTAAAGCATAATTTAATGTGTTTGACTAAGAAGCACCGATACTCCTATGCCACCACCGATGCACAGCGTCGCAAGGCCTTTGTTCAGTTGCTGTCTTTGCATTTCATGAATCAAAGTCACTAATACGCGACAGCCCGAAGCGCCAATCGGTAAGATTTCTTTTTCAACCCGCTGCTCACACGAGCAATTAAAGACAACGAAAGCACAAGAAGTCGCTTTCGTTGTCTAAGCTTTTTAGGACTAGCAAATGGTATTACTCACCCATCGCAGCACCTTCGCGTCGAGGGTCCGCCCCACCAAAAAGCTTACCCTCTTCAATTATAATGCCCTGTAGACCTGAATTAAGATCTCGCAAAGACACTTTGTAGCCCATTTCCTCTAAGTCTTTAGCGAGTAATTCTGCAGAGGTTCCCTGTTCAATATCAAAGG is drawn from Marinomonas algicola and contains these coding sequences:
- a CDS encoding helix-turn-helix transcriptional regulator, whose amino-acid sequence is MGAKHDTLFRTLTMLQIIPKEPGYKATSTIHEALEEKGFKVSLRTVQRDLNAMTAHLPLICLEGMEGDGGHRWSLLSSFSDSKLGLDTPTALTLVLAHEYLSDLLPQTAVQQISPQFKAAQQYLNALPSNHYSGWANRVKAIPNGKTLIPAQIKEGIWEVVSEAALEEYAIEVTYLSRKHNELKSYTLHPQAIVVRHSVSYLLATVKDYDDILQFALHRIQTVERSDKDFRPLKGFDVTDYIEQGGFSYRQSPGPVVLKARVKAEIAWLLSETPLSEDQSLKPEEDGRFQLTATVPDDQQTLWWIQGYGAAIDVQEPQKWREHIHQQAREVLGLIS
- a CDS encoding McrC family protein, translated to MKVSTLSVLEFGYLVKEEDQLKVPNATALKSSDFEYLEQRCLLPDSGAPYGKAFQFKLHRKCRVLQAQNYVGLLYLPSGQSIEILPKTGNHDDVPHARQTLLMMLQSLREFRHIELETADIDVLKLPLIEVLIRRFLKTVNQVVKQGLRRDYVPKQENLTTKRGKLKIGLQVKHNFVEKQRFYCEYDEYLPDIPVNRVIKAAMLQVQRYSKDARNQKLLRELLFHFDDIPSSNQPALDFARIKFDRGMGYYRPAISWSGLILNNLSPVSMSGRSQAPSLLFPMESVFESYVAMVLRRQLQPGSILKTQAASKSLVTFDKSKHFTLKPDLLLTLNDGQQCVLDTKWKRLDLNEYNFGLSQSDFYQMFAYGHKYLNGEGELVLIYPAHAGFSSPIEHSFDFSSHLKLYVVPFEINPNNQNRLILHQNISFKILRSVA
- a CDS encoding HNH endonuclease translates to MKTAIEFIAYIQRMLVEGDFTATYKYALLHAIADVCVESSSVTGNSKLPIQLDVLADKMLRLYWNQARPFGGSSQTMQLHQNSDSQKQIAIITAVQSIQQTGLYNINQLYKSPHYKTVHRVAKAALKSGPLWRLQILAKKEECFLYPHDKSQNHIELNAGIAGYFREFYHLITYLARAAWIDKIISFKHNQYLVGAQANLPEFLFGQDRKALAYAKPLLQEIQKNTCFYCCKKLDQHAEVDHFIPFAKYAFDLGHNFVLADRTCNNSKRDYLASYEHKYKWEENNLANHADMISEKLASYVECDKEKSMSVSDWAYQIARNSASNLWQSRSEFRLA
- a CDS encoding type I restriction-modification system subunit M, whose translation is MNKQQLAAKIWESANQMRSKIEANEYKDYILGFIFYKYLSDQLVQFVTKEGMTPEDIKALNEEDADTVKYIQDNLGYFIAYDNLFSTWVDPKHDFDESNVHDALSAFSRLISPTYKKLFEGIFTTLETGLSKLGESAGKRTKAISDLLHLIKSIPMNGKQGYDVLGYIYEYLIEKFAANAGKKAGEFYTPHEVSVLMSHIIAHELKHKDTIEIYDPTSGSGSLLINIGEAVEKYAKSKDSITYYAQELKANTYNLTRMNLIMRGIKASNIKTRNGDTLEDDWPYFDENDPQGSYHALYVDAVVSNPPYSQPWDTSFKDSDPRYSRFGLAPKTKADFAFLLHDLYHLKPDGIMTIVLPHGVLFRGGEEGEIRKQLIEQNHIDAIIGLPSNIFFGTGIPTVILVLKQKRQNTDVLIVDASKHYVKEGKNNKLQASDIKRIVDAVINRDSIEKFSQVVSKQTLHDNGYNLNIPRYVDSSPAAESWDLHATMLGGIPNSEIAQLHQYWQAFPQLHDGLFVAKSAAYSELAIAKRDVNATITQHSQVVEFVTAYNQAFDGGSHGVSGNSSFDGYLHTSLIQGWQAVNRNQQEPELSTELFTRLAPIALIDKYLAYQFLNNQWQVINADLEMMQTEGFTATKLVDPNIVVKKIKGKDTEVQDGWKGHIMPFDLVQQTYLSDDLAALAKQENRLVEIASALEEILESLSEEDKEQDTVKESKDAFANAEVAKAAKAFLKEQKETKTKFSADSPEPEESYKAKIIKANKLIDEEKALKKAVKVAQIALHLKTKTTIEGLTDEQVNELLRLKWIAPLSQELAAMPSAVITQLTSQVQALADKYAVTYSQVANEIKSTEIELADMMGELTGNEFDLQGLAELTSLLKGA
- a CDS encoding restriction endonuclease subunit S produces the protein MSMEKNVPEIRFNGFSGEWRRRILGRLCDIGDIDHRMPESKATGIPYLMTGDFYGINGLDFKSAKLISIEDYEQLSKKIKPEFGDIIFARYASVGSVRYVETKIRFLISYSCAILKTKNTSYGKYLFYFFQTTRAKELIELDINTGSQRNIGTDSLKKLAVSLPKPKEQTQIGNTFQKLDNLINQHQQKHDKLSSIKKAMLERMFPKQGETIPEIRFKGFSGEWVEMSFRSCFANVPNNTLSRAELNYQSGIAKNIHYGDVLIKFGETLDAESELIPFITNNDVSNKLKHTALQDGDIVIADAAEDNTVGKCLELFNVGEFLVFSGLHTIAVRPILPFASKYLGYYLNSVSFHDQLLSLMQGTKVLSISKTAIQNTYVVFPKMVEEQAAIGGYFQKLDELINQHQQQIIKLNNIKQACLSKMFV
- a CDS encoding McrB family protein, yielding MEFEKREEVWRSFLKTWPESRVLKMTLEEYVSTGDKETFTYWLETKTRCLGSIKGGSSEKFGIYKRADGNSLNNRAGFYNDPIYTWNLKYGPDSKSAFKSVKNNIISVIDAIKKGDLSSIEEIDLAPTLKWKIAFIYQDRNYPKILNIYKDTVLRRSVRDNSASFSKIYTELLRRKPADVSILRYGFDVWDGNKDASAEDILEFIRKMDIRELEDFSPARKQDLFYLTKWAFDNKLDIFSSSVEDEFKIGRWSSSNNEPQFLFKRVSYKKKSIKVDGEKFSLSLLNNFEHELQGFLERHSVSRAGYWPVDYIEEDSFNSEVEIVSDNELKGVDTLNSIFYGPPGTGKTFHTIEAAVKAAEPTFKWERRAELKQEFDRLVNERRIRFVTFHQSYGYEEFVEGLKAKTEDGTITYSVEPGVFRQMCSDAEQYQAESPAGQTYNFETCWQAFVEHLANEDFIEIPMAKTSFRVVDFNENRIFFEKSNGKTDHTLSINTLRAIFNGSRTYTTGLGVYYRPLVSFLRELGGTDEAPATKRKNFVLVIDEINRGNISKIFGELITLIELSKRKGQLEALELTLPYSGDCFSVPDNLYIIGTMNTADRSLTMIDTALRRRFEFIEMMPKPELLDSVVVKGVNLSKLLGTLNQRIEVLYDREHTLGHAFFMNVKKCLDESDYDAAFEELVHAFQNKIIPLLQEYFFDDWNKIRLVLGDNQKNESFQLILEKPVSNLSLLFGQDHNIDPYDEGVIQYHLRGGKEAVWREPMTYICMYSSTIPEQSHSESDNKLEE